The following proteins are co-located in the Streptomyces sp. NBC_00435 genome:
- a CDS encoding SMP-30/gluconolactonase/LRE family protein, producing the protein MSGTLGRRGFIGAAAALGGAAVVGAGAPLAQAQTARPPRPDAIATPAGFQPEGIAVSARGTAYTGSLIDGSIYRFDLATGAGRIITRGEGPMSAGLKTDSRGRLLVAGGASGQIRVIDAGDGRVLANHQAATGTAFVNDVVVGCGGAWFTDSFADVLYFLPAGRELTGAGAAPRALRLGGEWAPVPPGGEYWGANGIERTPDGQALLVVHDTAEALFRIDPRTGVASRTVLDGGAVGNGDGLVVHGRTLYVVRNWAYAVDVFTLSGDGRRARFVKRITDPRFDEPTTAAVHGGRLYVVNARFDADWSDPATSSTVVSCPL; encoded by the coding sequence ATGTCTGGAACCTTAGGGCGACGCGGATTCATCGGTGCGGCAGCGGCCCTGGGAGGCGCCGCGGTCGTCGGTGCCGGAGCCCCGCTCGCCCAGGCGCAGACCGCCCGACCGCCCCGGCCCGACGCGATCGCCACCCCGGCGGGCTTCCAGCCCGAGGGGATCGCCGTCTCCGCGCGCGGCACGGCCTACACGGGCTCGCTGATCGACGGCTCCATCTACCGCTTCGACCTCGCCACCGGCGCGGGCCGGATCATCACCCGGGGCGAGGGCCCGATGTCGGCCGGCCTCAAGACCGACTCCCGCGGGCGCCTGCTGGTCGCCGGCGGCGCCAGCGGGCAGATCCGCGTGATCGACGCCGGGGACGGGCGGGTCCTGGCCAACCACCAGGCCGCGACGGGCACGGCCTTCGTCAACGACGTCGTCGTCGGCTGCGGCGGCGCCTGGTTCACCGACTCCTTCGCGGACGTCCTGTACTTCCTGCCGGCCGGCCGCGAGCTCACCGGCGCCGGCGCCGCCCCCCGCGCGCTGCGGCTCGGCGGCGAGTGGGCCCCGGTCCCGCCCGGCGGCGAGTACTGGGGCGCCAACGGCATCGAGCGGACCCCCGACGGCCAGGCCCTGCTGGTGGTGCACGACACCGCCGAGGCGCTGTTCCGCATCGACCCGCGGACCGGGGTCGCCAGCCGGACCGTGCTCGACGGCGGCGCGGTCGGCAACGGCGACGGGCTCGTGGTGCACGGGCGCACGCTGTACGTCGTACGCAACTGGGCCTATGCCGTGGACGTGTTCACCCTCAGCGGGGACGGCCGCCGGGCCCGCTTCGTCAAGCGGATCACCGACCCGCGCTTCGACGAGCCGACCACCGCGGCGGTCCACGGCGGCCGGCTGTACGTGGTCAACGCCCGCTTCGACGCCGACTGGTCGGACCCGGCCACCTCCTCGACGGTCGTCAGCTGCCCGTTGTGA
- a CDS encoding glutamate ABC transporter substrate-binding protein, which yields MKVPKAGAVAAVIGLVLTASGCVGDDDSKGTLAIGIKFDQPGVGMREPDGTFTGFDVDVARYIAKQLGYKPDRIAFKQVYSNDRELLIQYNEVQFVAASYSINDKRKEKVDFAGPYFLAHQDLMVRADDTTITKAEDLNNKRLCSVTGSTSAENVKKNLAPKASLLELPGYSECLVALQDHLVDAMTTDNSILAGYTVRKGNEGKFRLIGLSLSSENYGIGMKKGNTELQGKVNEAIRKMVADGSWEAAVKKNFGADYKYEPAPAITTGS from the coding sequence ATGAAGGTTCCCAAGGCCGGCGCGGTTGCCGCAGTGATCGGGCTCGTCCTGACCGCCTCCGGGTGCGTCGGTGACGACGATTCCAAGGGGACCCTCGCCATCGGCATCAAGTTCGACCAGCCCGGTGTCGGCATGCGCGAGCCCGACGGCACCTTCACCGGCTTCGACGTGGACGTGGCCCGGTACATCGCGAAGCAGCTCGGCTACAAGCCGGACCGGATCGCCTTCAAGCAGGTCTACAGCAACGACCGCGAGCTCCTCATCCAGTACAACGAGGTCCAATTCGTCGCGGCCAGCTACTCGATCAACGACAAGCGCAAGGAGAAGGTCGACTTCGCCGGCCCGTACTTCCTCGCGCACCAGGACCTGATGGTCCGCGCCGACGACACCACCATCACCAAGGCCGAGGACCTCAACAACAAGAGGCTCTGCTCGGTGACCGGCTCGACCTCGGCCGAGAACGTCAAGAAGAACCTGGCCCCCAAGGCGAGCCTCCTGGAGCTCCCCGGCTACTCCGAGTGCCTCGTCGCCCTTCAGGACCACCTGGTCGACGCCATGACCACGGACAACTCCATCCTGGCCGGCTACACCGTCCGCAAGGGCAACGAGGGCAAGTTCCGGCTGATCGGGCTGAGCCTGAGCAGCGAGAACTACGGGATCGGCATGAAGAAGGGGAACACCGAGCTCCAGGGCAAGGTCAACGAGGCGATCCGCAAGATGGTCGCGGACGGTTCCTGGGAAGCGGCCGTGAAGAAGAACTTCGGCGCGGACTACAAGTACGAGCCGGCCCCCGCCATCACAACGGGCAGCTGA